GCCCTTGACCTGGATCCCGGCATAGGCAGCGGCAGCGGCCATCACCGTGGTGCCCGGCAGGGCGAGAGGGTTGCCCTCTTTCGGACAGCACCGGCCGTCCGGGCAACAGTACGACCAGTACCTGCCGTTGGAGATGCAGAGCGCCTCCAGCACAGGGACGTCGAGAGAACCGCAAGCGGTGCGCAGGAATTGGGCGAAGGGCCTCAACCTCTCCATGACCTCGTGGGCGGCCTCCCCCGGGCCCGGGTCCTGGCACAGGAAGAGGACGATCGCGTCGGGCCGGTCGCCCCGCCGCTCGCTTCCCGAGATCAGACAGTCCGCCAACTGACCCGCGACCGAACCCCATTCCGACTCCGACCCCGGAATTCCGTGGCGCAGTCGCCCCCCGAAGCGGCCACTGCCACCGTGCAACGCCACGAGGACCACACTGTCCGTCGGATGGAATCCCAGCAGATAGGGAAGGGCGTCGGCGAGGTCTGCGGGGCCACGCAGAGTGACCTGCTGGGTGTCGGCGGGGCCGGTGGATTCATGATGTTTGTTCATGGGATGACCGTCCCGCACGACGCCATTTTCCGCGACCCCTGTGGATAACTGTTATCCACAGGCACTCAGCGTCACTGGCGCATTGTCAGAGGGAGGGCCTCTCATGGGGACATGACCACTCGGAAGCACATCGAAGCGCACGGCACCCGACACCACGACCCGCTTTGCGCGCCCGCTCGCCATCGGAACGCCCGCATGTCCCTCCGCTCCACCCCCCGGCTCCTCCATCACCCCGGTGACAGCGTCCGCCCGTCGGCGGCGGCCTTCATGGGGGATCGGCGGGGAGAAGGGGCAACCAGCCGTGGGATGACCGGAGGAGAGCGGCTCTCAGAACCGGTGGGTCCGTCCGGCCGCGACGCTGAAGCGCGGGCCGCTGGTTCTCGTGCGCTTCGCCCTGCCAGCCCTGGCGATGGTCGGCGTGCGGAGGACCGTGACGCAGCCATGGTCCGCGGCGGCCCTCCCGGTCGGGTTCGTTCCCTCCGCCGCGGTCTTCGACCGGGCGGCACCGCCGAGGCAGTGAACCAGCCCGGCCGGGTACGTGGAAGCCGCTCGGGCGGAGACCCGGCATGCGGTGACGGAGCTTGCGAGGACTCAGCCGGAGGCGGCCAGCACCAGCGGAAGGACCTGCTCGGCGCCGGCCCTGCGCAGCAGCCGCGCGGCGACCGCGAGGGTCCAGCCGGAATCGGTGGAGTCGTCCACGAGCAGGACGGGGCCGGGCGACGCGGCCAGCGCGGCCGTCAGTTCGTCGGAGACCGTGAAGGCGCCCGACAATGCTCGGACACGCTGCGCGGAGTTGCTGCGCCGCGCGGTGTGCTCCCCTTCCGGCCCGCTGTACGTCAATGTGCCCAGGAAGGGCAGCCGGCCGATGGTCGCGATTCCCTCGGCGAGGGAGCCGACCAACCGCGGGCGCGAGAGGGACGGCACCGCGACGACACCCACCGGCCGGGCGGAGGCTTCCGGGGTGTTCGCCGCCCACCCTCCCGAGGAGCGCGCCCAGTCGGCGAGAACGTCGACCGCCGCGTGCAGGACGTCGTCGGGAACGGGTACGTCCGGCGCGTTCTCGGCCAGCAGCGGGCGCAGCCGGTTGCCCCAGCCGATGTCCGAAAGCCGGCCCAGGGCCCGCCCGCCGGAGCACAGTTCCCTGGCCGGGATACGCCCCTTCAGGTCGATGCCCAGCGCGGCCAGACCCGTCGGCCACATGCGGCGCGGCTCGACCTCCACCCCTGGCCGGTCCAGTTCCTTCGCCGCACCCGAGAGGGTCTCCGCCGATACGGAGGAGTCGGCCCAGTTTCCCGCGCAGTTGTCGCAGCGGCCGCACGCGGCCGCGCCCTCGTCGTCCAGCTGACGACGCAGAAACTCCATCCGGCATCCGGACGTGCTCACGTAGTCGCGCATGGCCTGCTGCTCGGCCGCCCGCTGCCGCGCCACCCAGGCGTAGCGCTCGGCGTCGTACTCCCACGGGGCACCGGTGGCCGTCCAGCCGCCCTTCACCCGCTTCACCGCGCCGTCCACGTCCAGCACCTTCAGCATCGTCTCGAGCCTGCTGCGCCGGAGCTCGACCGACGTCTCCAGGGCGGGCACCGAAAGCGGCCGGCCCGCACCCTCAAGTGCCGCGAGGGTCTGCCGCACCTGGGTCTCGGGCGGGAATGCCGTGTCGGCGAAGTAACGCCAGATGGCCTCGTCCTCCTTGCCCGGCAGCAGAAGCACGTCCGCGTGGGCCACACCGCGGCCCGCTCGTCCCACCTGCTGGTAGTAGGCGATGGGAGAGGAGGGGGAGCCCAGGTGGACGACGAAACCCAGGTCCGGCTTGTCGAAGCCCATCCCGAGGGCCGAGGTCGCGACCAGGGCCTTGACCCGGTTCTCCTGGAGGTCGGCCTCCGCCTGGAGCCGGTCGGCGTTCTCGGTGCGACCGGTGTACGAGGCGACCGCGAAGCCCCGCTGCCGGAGGAAGGCGGTGGCCTCCTCGGCCGCGGCGACGGTGAGGGCGTAGACGATTCCGGAGCCGGGCAGCTCGTCCAGATGTTCGGCGAGCCAGCCCAGGCGGTGCGCGGCGTCCGGCAGCCGTACGACTCCGAGGCGCAGGCTCTCCCGCTCCAGCGGCCCGCGCAGGACGAGCGCCTCACCCGCGCCCGTGCCGAGCTGGTCGGCGACGTCCGCGGTGACGCGCGCGTTGGCGGTCGCGGTGGTGGCCAGGACCGGTACCCCGGGGGCGAGCTCGGCGAGCATCGCGCGCAGGCGGCGGTAGTCCGGCCGGAAGTCGTGTCCCCAGTCGGAGATGCAATGCGCCTCGTCGACCACCAGCAGACCGGTGGTGGCGGCGAGCCGGGGCAGCACCTGGTCACGGAAGTCGACGGAGTTGAGGCGCTCCGGGCTGACGAGGAGGACGTCGGTCTCGCCGCGCTCGACCTCGCCGTAGATGGTCTCCCACTCTTCCGGGTTCGCCGAGTTGATGGTGCGGGCCTGGATCCCTGCCCGCGCCGCCGAGTCGACCTGATTGCGCATCAGGGCGAGCAGCGGCGAGACGATCACGGTGGGGCCGGCGCCGCGGCGGCGCAGCAAGGCGGTGGCGACGAAGTACACCGCCGACTTCCCCCAGCCGGTGCGCTGCACCACCAGGGCCCGGCGGCGGTCCTCCACCAGGGCCGACACCGCCTGCCACTGGTCCTCCCGCAGCCGCGCCGAGCCGCCCGGATCACCGACCAGTTCGGCGAGAATGGCGTCTGCTTCGTTGCGGAGATCCAGGGTGTCCATGCCCCCCATGCAACCCGATGGCCGGGCCGCACGGCCACCTCACGCAGGGTGACGGACCGCGCCACGGAAGACTCTCGTGTCCAACGCGGTTCCGGGGTGTTGTTTCCGTGCCGGGCCGTTCCAAGGAGGCGGGAGGCGTCGTGGGGGGCCATCACGGGCAGGGATATCCAGGTCTTTCCGGTGGATATCCGTCGGGTGTTCCAATTGCTCGTTGCCGCCCGCCGATACGCCAGGGAGAATTGGAGTTGCCTCCCGGACGGTCACTTCACGGCCTGTATGGGCGTGCCCTCTGTCATCCTGCCCGCCTCGTGGGCGCGTAACGAAGGGAGAACCGTGACCTTCGGATTCGCACCGTCCGCAGACACTTCACCGTGGGCGGCGTCCTCGATGCCTGCCGATTCCACCAGTCGGCTCGCCCGGATGCTGGAGCCCACCGAGTGGACCTCGGCGGGCATACCTCTGCTGCGCAACCCCCGCGAGGTGGTCAGTGGGCTGCACGCCCGCCACCGGCCCACTCCGGCGACCGCCGTCGTGGCCGTCCTCGATCACGAGGAACGCCTGAACGCCAGCGCCTCGTTCGTCCGGCGCGGCTCCGCGGTCGCGGACGGCTGGGAGTTCCGTAACGCGCTCCTGTCCCACCTGCGCCGGGTCATCCCGCACGACCTGCGCCGCCGCACCCCGGCGCGTACCGCCGTACTGCTCTACTGCCGCGAGGGAGACGAGCGCTGGACGGAGGAGGACGGCGCGTGGATGTGGGGGCTGCGGGACGCCTGCACCCTGCACGGGCTGCGCTGCGGTGCGTACATCACCCTGACCCGCGGCGGATGGCAGGTACTGGGCGAGGGCCGGGGAGGCAGACAGCCGAGTTCGCTCTCGACGCCCGCGTCGCTCGCGGAGACTTTCGCCGCCGTCCCGACTCCTCTCCGCACGGGTGGCGGAGCGGCCGAGGTGATGCTGCGCACGGCTGCCCGCTGAACCCGGCGGACCGGGGTCCGGCCGTCCCGCAGGACGGCCGGACCGGAGTTCCGGGCCGGACGGGCTTCCGGTCGGATCAGACGCTCACGCCGAGGGCGGCGTTGATCGTCTGCGGGTCACCGCACACGATCAACAGGGTGCCGGCCCGCTCCCGTGCGAGGGACAACTGCTGGGCCGCGTCGCCGGCCGGCTCACCGTTGACGGCGACGACCACGACGGGCCGGCCGGCGGCACGGCCGACCGCCGACAGGTCCGCGAAGAACACGTCGTCGCCGGCTTCGTGCTGCGCCCAGTAGGACGCCTCGCCGAAGGAGAGTTCGTGCGTGGCCCACGGGTGCTGCTCGCCCGTGGTGAGCACGAGGACGTCGCCCGGGGCGCGGCCATTGTCGAGCAGCAGATCGACGGCCTCCTCGGCGGCGTCGAGCGCTCCGGCGGAGGGGGCCGGGATCACCTGCAGCTGCGGCACGGAACGATTCTCCGCGCGCCGCGACGGGCCGGGGACCGGGTGGGGGCGCTGCGCCGGCGGCGCAGGCCGTGCGGGTCCCGGGTGTCCGGGACGCGGTGTGGCCGCGGAACGCGGCCCGGGAACGGGACGGGGGGTCGACGCGGTGCGGCCGGAGGCCGGAACAGCACGGGGACCCTGAGCGCTCTCGTGAATCTGAGGCTCCTCGGGAGTAAGAGGCATGGATGGTTGTCTGTACAGATGCCGATACGCCAGGTGTCGGCCGGTGGGTGCGTGAGCGCGATCAGAAATCGAAGCCGAGCTGGCCCCCGCTTTCGAGTGCTGCCGCTTTGGCGGAGAAGCGGACCTTCTTCAGGTGCTGCCACCGCGGCAGCGCGTCGAGGTACGACCAGGACAGGCGGTGGTGGGGGGTGGGCCCCAGTCGCTCCAGCGCGGCCTGGTGCGTCGGTGACGGGTAGCCCGCATTGGCCCTGAAGGCGAACTCCTCGAACTCTCCGGTGTCCGCGCCGAGTTCTGCCATCACCGTGTCCCGGTACACCTTGGCGATGACCGAGGCTGCGGCGACCGCGATGCAGGACTGGTCCCCCTTGATGACGGTGCGTACCCGCCAGGGGCTACCGAGGTAGTCGTGCTTGCCGTCGAGGATCACCGCGTCGGGGCGCACCGGCAGTTCGTCCAGGGCGCGGACGGCGGCGAGACGCAGGGCGGCGGTCATGCCGAGCTCGTCGATCTCCTCGGGGGAGGCGTGACCGAGGCCGTAGGCGGTGACCCAGTCACGCAGGACGGGCGCCAGCTCGGCCCGGCGCCGGGGTGTGATCAGCTTGGAATCGGTGAGTCCCTCGGGGGGTCTTCGCAGACCGGTGACCGCCGCGCAGACGGTGACGGGGCCTGCCCACGCTCCGCGTCCGACTTCGTCGACACCGGCGACGGTCCGGGCACCGGTGGTGGCACGGAGCGAGCGCTCGACAGTGTGCGTGGGTGGTTCGTACGGCATGGCGCCAGACAGCGTACGCCGATGGACGCGATGGCGACACCCCGGGGGCCGGGCATTTCCGTGAACTGCCCGGCCGCCACGGTGTACAGAGATCGACCGGGCATCCGTTCGGGCGGAAGACGGGCCTTTTCGGACGGGGATCGCCATCGCCCCCGCCCCGGACCGGCCTCCACCAGCCCCGCCGCAGCCCCGCCGCAGCCCCGCCGGGGTGCCACCCGCCCCGCCCGGAGGTGCCGGGCCACCCGGAGGTGCCGCGGGCGGACTCCCGCGGGCACTCCTGTCAGCCCTCCGGCCGACGGGCGGCTCGGTCGCACGCGGGGCCCGCCGCACACGGGGCCCGTCAGTACGGGTCGTACTCCGAATCGGCCGGATCGGCCGGGCCGGGCTCGGCGGGGTCACGGTCGCTGGAGTCGTCGAAGCCGCCCGCCCCGCCGTCGCACGAGGTCCTGACCGGGTCGACGGGGTGTCCGGCGAGGATGTCCCGCGCCCTCGCCTCGCTCCAGCTCGTGGCGTACCAGGGTTCGTCCGAATCCAGGA
The DNA window shown above is from Streptomyces sp. NBC_00247 and carries:
- a CDS encoding RecQ family ATP-dependent DNA helicase codes for the protein MDTLDLRNEADAILAELVGDPGGSARLREDQWQAVSALVEDRRRALVVQRTGWGKSAVYFVATALLRRRGAGPTVIVSPLLALMRNQVDSAARAGIQARTINSANPEEWETIYGEVERGETDVLLVSPERLNSVDFRDQVLPRLAATTGLLVVDEAHCISDWGHDFRPDYRRLRAMLAELAPGVPVLATTATANARVTADVADQLGTGAGEALVLRGPLERESLRLGVVRLPDAAHRLGWLAEHLDELPGSGIVYALTVAAAEEATAFLRQRGFAVASYTGRTENADRLQAEADLQENRVKALVATSALGMGFDKPDLGFVVHLGSPSSPIAYYQQVGRAGRGVAHADVLLLPGKEDEAIWRYFADTAFPPETQVRQTLAALEGAGRPLSVPALETSVELRRSRLETMLKVLDVDGAVKRVKGGWTATGAPWEYDAERYAWVARQRAAEQQAMRDYVSTSGCRMEFLRRQLDDEGAAACGRCDNCAGNWADSSVSAETLSGAAKELDRPGVEVEPRRMWPTGLAALGIDLKGRIPARELCSGGRALGRLSDIGWGNRLRPLLAENAPDVPVPDDVLHAAVDVLADWARSSGGWAANTPEASARPVGVVAVPSLSRPRLVGSLAEGIATIGRLPFLGTLTYSGPEGEHTARRSNSAQRVRALSGAFTVSDELTAALAASPGPVLLVDDSTDSGWTLAVAARLLRRAGAEQVLPLVLAASG
- a CDS encoding ribonuclease HII — its product is MPYEPPTHTVERSLRATTGARTVAGVDEVGRGAWAGPVTVCAAVTGLRRPPEGLTDSKLITPRRRAELAPVLRDWVTAYGLGHASPEEIDELGMTAALRLAAVRALDELPVRPDAVILDGKHDYLGSPWRVRTVIKGDQSCIAVAAASVIAKVYRDTVMAELGADTGEFEEFAFRANAGYPSPTHQAALERLGPTPHHRLSWSYLDALPRWQHLKKVRFSAKAAALESGGQLGFDF